The following coding sequences lie in one Kribbella sp. NBC_00709 genomic window:
- a CDS encoding HAD-IA family hydrolase — translation MWSPNARDVGGLPTRYGVPTRARALLRSECIDAAGLAEFETVGAGLVLDLRSDWELKQPHPLEDSPAYQRISWIDPVAEATRDSAAEPELVDVYRNSLTRNAAHIGRIFTAIAEAPAERPVVVHCKSGKDRTGLTVAVLLDLVGVPRSQIAADYAISETNLGLLEAPEFSRSRPETILASLEFIDERFGGVRGYLGSLGLSVAQIHQLATRLVPTDAQAIVFDFDGLLMDTETTMVESWQTEWAYHGLELSLDGFWPGHGGDISEERYAVLAAAVGTGFDRDESHARRLAHRERLHKELDFRPGIRGWISSARELGLRVAIASSSPRNWVVGHLKRVDAVDLFDEVVTGDEVTAHKPDPAIYQLALQRLGVPGLSAIAVEDTPHGVAAAQAAGMFAVAVPNPFVTPAAVAAADLVLSSADDVLLTDLLLSAGSKGSTGRN, via the coding sequence ATGTGGAGCCCGAATGCGCGTGACGTTGGCGGACTTCCGACGCGGTACGGCGTGCCGACGCGTGCGCGGGCTCTGCTCCGCAGCGAGTGCATCGACGCCGCGGGGCTGGCCGAGTTCGAGACGGTCGGCGCCGGGCTGGTGCTCGATCTGCGCTCCGACTGGGAGTTGAAGCAGCCACATCCGCTCGAGGACAGTCCGGCGTACCAGCGGATCTCGTGGATCGACCCGGTGGCCGAGGCGACTCGCGACTCGGCCGCCGAGCCGGAGCTGGTCGACGTGTACCGCAACAGCCTGACCCGGAACGCGGCCCACATCGGCAGGATCTTCACCGCGATCGCCGAGGCGCCGGCGGAGCGGCCGGTCGTCGTGCACTGCAAGTCCGGCAAGGACCGGACCGGCCTGACGGTTGCGGTGCTGCTCGACCTCGTCGGTGTGCCCCGCTCGCAGATCGCTGCGGACTACGCGATCAGCGAGACCAACCTCGGTCTGCTGGAGGCCCCTGAATTCTCGCGATCCCGGCCGGAAACCATCCTCGCGTCGCTCGAGTTCATCGACGAGCGATTCGGTGGCGTCCGGGGGTATCTGGGCAGCCTCGGGCTGAGCGTCGCGCAGATCCACCAGCTGGCGACCCGGCTGGTGCCGACGGACGCGCAGGCGATCGTGTTCGACTTCGACGGTCTGCTGATGGACACCGAGACGACGATGGTCGAGAGCTGGCAGACCGAGTGGGCTTACCACGGTCTCGAGCTGAGCCTCGACGGCTTCTGGCCGGGCCACGGCGGCGACATCAGCGAGGAGCGGTACGCCGTCCTCGCGGCGGCGGTCGGGACCGGGTTCGACCGGGACGAGAGCCATGCGCGCCGGCTCGCCCATCGGGAGCGGCTGCACAAGGAGCTCGACTTCCGGCCGGGGATCCGCGGCTGGATCTCGTCAGCCCGGGAGCTGGGCCTCCGAGTCGCCATCGCCAGCAGCTCACCGCGGAACTGGGTGGTCGGTCACCTCAAGCGGGTCGACGCGGTCGACCTGTTCGACGAGGTCGTCACCGGGGACGAGGTCACGGCACACAAGCCCGATCCGGCGATCTACCAGCTCGCGCTGCAGCGTCTCGGCGTACCCGGGTTGTCGGCGATCGCTGTCGAGGACACTCCACACGGCGTGGCTGCGGCGCAGGCGGCCGGAATGTTCGCGGTCGCCGTACCCAATCCGTTCGTCACCCCCGCCGCAGTCGCAGCCGCCGACCTGGTTCTGAGCAGCGCTGACGACGTACTGCTCACCGACCTGCTCCTCTCAGCAGGCTCGAAAGGCTCGACGGGCCGCAACTGA
- a CDS encoding M28 family metallopeptidase, with amino-acid sequence MNVRYLVVPTVDAAGGARSARFGDKTLLWVPADQRLGRASRTAPGLLLVTQVGRSFQDDYPDVVPLLDHGRHLVISSADKPRRRSNHHWRIEPLRPNTTVVDNQTVSAARADPVVADLVRDVSTTSYQSDLTWLASLPTRHSLSTTFTQAMDLAADRMVALGYQVTRMPITVGAGHSADLIGDRPGVGTDRQLVVVTAHLDSINIAGGPAATSPGADDNGSGSAGVLELGRLLSTRSWQHDIRLILFGGEEEGLFGSKQYVAALPPAERSRIRAVLNMDMIGTKNTATPGVLLEGAQVSSAQIAALATAAATYTGLTVETSLNPFASDHVPFINAGVPAVLTIEGGDSANGHIHSANDTLNFIDWSLATEILRMNIAALAGWLEPAAVRRRPQPAGSVVSWGPGRIDVFAVGMDSALHHKAFDGNWSDFESLGGGVQAVSAGSPDTA; translated from the coding sequence ATGAATGTGCGCTATCTCGTCGTACCGACCGTGGATGCCGCTGGCGGCGCGCGGTCGGCGCGGTTCGGGGACAAGACCCTCCTCTGGGTCCCGGCCGACCAACGCCTCGGCCGGGCCTCCCGGACCGCTCCCGGTCTGCTGCTCGTCACGCAGGTGGGCCGGAGTTTCCAGGACGACTACCCCGATGTCGTGCCGCTGCTCGATCACGGCCGGCATCTGGTCATCTCGTCTGCCGACAAACCCCGTCGGCGGTCCAACCATCATTGGCGGATCGAGCCGCTCCGCCCGAACACGACGGTCGTCGACAATCAGACGGTCTCCGCCGCGCGGGCCGACCCGGTCGTCGCGGACCTGGTCCGGGACGTGTCCACGACGTCGTACCAGAGCGACCTGACCTGGCTGGCGAGCCTTCCGACCAGGCATTCGCTGAGTACGACGTTCACCCAGGCGATGGACTTGGCCGCCGACCGAATGGTTGCCCTCGGCTACCAGGTGACCCGGATGCCGATCACCGTCGGCGCCGGCCACTCGGCGGACCTGATCGGCGATCGGCCCGGCGTCGGCACCGATCGCCAACTGGTCGTCGTGACCGCGCATCTGGACTCGATCAATATCGCGGGCGGTCCGGCCGCGACGTCCCCGGGCGCGGACGACAACGGCAGCGGCTCGGCCGGCGTACTCGAGCTCGGCCGCCTGCTGTCCACGCGCAGCTGGCAGCACGACATTCGCCTGATCCTGTTCGGCGGCGAGGAGGAAGGCCTGTTCGGCAGCAAGCAGTACGTCGCCGCGCTGCCGCCGGCGGAGCGGTCCCGGATTCGCGCCGTACTCAACATGGACATGATCGGGACCAAGAACACCGCGACACCGGGCGTGCTGCTCGAAGGCGCACAGGTGTCGTCAGCGCAGATCGCCGCCCTCGCGACCGCGGCCGCCACGTACACCGGGCTGACGGTCGAGACCTCGCTGAACCCGTTCGCCAGCGACCACGTCCCGTTCATCAACGCCGGCGTACCGGCCGTTCTGACGATCGAGGGCGGGGACAGCGCGAACGGCCACATCCACTCCGCCAACGACACGCTGAACTTCATCGACTGGTCGCTGGCCACGGAGATCCTGCGGATGAACATCGCCGCCCTGGCCGGCTGGCTCGAACCGGCCGCGGTGCGACGCCGTCCACAACCAGCGGGCTCAGTGGTCTCCTGGGGCCCCGGCCGGATCGACGTGTTCGCGGTCGGCATGGACTCCGCCCTGCACCACAAGGCCTTCGACGGAAACTGGAGCGACTTCGAGTCGCTAGGAGGTGGTGTCCAGGCGGTGTCCGCTGGATCACCGGACACCGCCTAA
- a CDS encoding M43 family zinc metalloprotease — MPRKANGRADKHPDDHRMPGEVPAAEQVTNGHAANGQPAADGMPMTGAPASSSTTMSGGGSPAADMGGGGSPAADMGSGGSPAADMGGGGSPAGAGMTGGGQASGAGMSGADGRTEFPTRRQCGVMDVHRRLLSTNPAYAAARSALETATMDYVSRQERLAGTARIPCVVHVVWNTNAQNISQAQIDSQIDVLNRDYRATNPDTSIVPGVFSGLIADSRVEFFLATEDPNGNPTTGVTRTQTSTTGFGTDDKVKSSATGGIDPWDTTRYLNIWVCQLGGGLLGYAQFPGGPANTDGVVILHSGFGTNGTAAAPFDLGRTATHEVGHYLNLFHIWGDDGSGCSGTDECADTPNAAGPNFGVPTFPHVTCSNGPNGDLFYDYMDYTDDRGMVMFTTDQVARMQATLDTVRQDLPFIDSDRTPEPAGSVVSWGANRLDAFVLGTDLAMYHKWWNGSAWGPSVAGYESLGGVCMSAPEVASWGPNRLDAFVLGTDHALYHKWWDGSSWNGYEYLGGVCMSPPRLATWGENRLDAFVLGTDRALYHKWWDGSSWNGYEYLGGVCMSPPEVVAWGPDRLDTFVLGTDNAVYHKWWDGSSWSGYEYLGGVCASPPRVVAWGENRLDLFVIGTDSALYHKWWDGSSWSGYEYMGGVCTTAPTVVSWGSDRLDVFVLGTDSALYHKWWDGTAWGPSVTGYEYMGGICTDEPRVVSWDTNRLDVFVTGTDKQLYHKWWDGSAWGPSLTGYEGLGGTISDFRVTVPDSPASIGQAVRT; from the coding sequence ATGCCGAGGAAGGCCAACGGGCGAGCGGACAAGCACCCGGACGACCACCGGATGCCGGGCGAGGTCCCGGCCGCCGAGCAGGTCACGAACGGGCACGCCGCGAACGGACAGCCCGCGGCGGACGGCATGCCGATGACTGGGGCACCGGCCTCGAGCAGTACGACGATGAGCGGCGGCGGATCGCCCGCCGCAGACATGGGCGGCGGCGGGTCACCGGCAGCCGACATGGGCAGCGGCGGATCGCCCGCGGCGGACATGGGCGGCGGCGGATCGCCTGCAGGCGCGGGGATGACGGGCGGCGGCCAGGCCAGTGGTGCCGGTATGAGCGGCGCGGACGGGCGAACAGAGTTCCCGACTCGCAGGCAGTGCGGTGTGATGGATGTGCACCGGCGACTGCTGTCGACCAACCCCGCGTACGCCGCGGCACGGTCCGCACTCGAAACCGCGACGATGGACTACGTCTCCCGCCAGGAACGTCTCGCCGGGACCGCTCGGATCCCGTGTGTCGTCCACGTCGTCTGGAACACCAACGCCCAGAACATCTCGCAGGCCCAGATCGACAGCCAGATCGACGTACTGAACCGCGACTACCGGGCCACCAACCCGGACACCAGCATCGTGCCGGGCGTGTTCAGCGGCCTGATCGCGGACTCGCGGGTCGAGTTCTTCCTCGCGACCGAGGACCCGAACGGGAACCCGACGACCGGCGTCACCCGGACCCAGACGAGTACGACGGGCTTCGGCACCGACGACAAGGTGAAGTCGTCGGCGACCGGCGGCATCGACCCGTGGGACACCACCCGCTACCTGAACATCTGGGTGTGTCAGCTTGGCGGCGGTCTGCTCGGGTACGCGCAGTTCCCGGGTGGTCCGGCGAACACCGACGGCGTGGTGATCCTGCACAGCGGGTTCGGCACGAACGGTACGGCGGCGGCGCCGTTCGACCTCGGCCGGACGGCGACCCACGAGGTCGGGCACTACCTGAACCTGTTCCACATCTGGGGCGACGACGGCAGCGGCTGCAGCGGCACCGACGAATGCGCCGACACCCCGAACGCGGCCGGCCCGAACTTCGGCGTACCGACGTTCCCGCACGTGACGTGCAGCAACGGGCCGAACGGTGACCTGTTCTACGACTACATGGACTACACCGACGACCGCGGCATGGTCATGTTCACCACCGACCAGGTGGCGCGGATGCAGGCGACGCTGGACACCGTCCGCCAGGACCTGCCGTTCATCGACTCCGACCGTACGCCGGAACCGGCCGGCTCGGTGGTCTCCTGGGGCGCGAACCGGCTCGACGCGTTCGTGCTCGGCACCGATCTGGCGATGTATCACAAGTGGTGGAACGGATCGGCCTGGGGACCGTCCGTCGCCGGCTACGAGTCCTTGGGTGGTGTCTGCATGAGTGCTCCTGAAGTCGCGTCCTGGGGCCCGAACCGGCTCGACGCGTTCGTCCTCGGCACCGACCACGCGCTGTACCACAAGTGGTGGGACGGCTCGTCCTGGAACGGCTACGAGTACCTCGGCGGCGTCTGCATGAGCCCGCCGCGGCTGGCCACCTGGGGCGAGAACCGGCTGGACGCCTTCGTCCTCGGCACCGACCGGGCGCTGTACCACAAGTGGTGGGACGGCTCGTCCTGGAACGGCTACGAGTACCTCGGCGGGGTCTGCATGAGCCCACCGGAAGTGGTTGCCTGGGGCCCCGATCGGCTCGACACGTTCGTCCTGGGCACGGACAACGCGGTCTATCACAAGTGGTGGGACGGCTCGTCGTGGAGCGGGTACGAGTACCTCGGCGGCGTCTGCGCCTCACCCCCGCGGGTGGTGGCGTGGGGCGAGAACCGGCTCGACCTGTTCGTCATCGGCACCGACTCGGCGCTGTACCACAAGTGGTGGGACGGCTCGTCGTGGAGCGGGTACGAGTACATGGGCGGCGTGTGTACGACGGCGCCGACCGTGGTCTCGTGGGGCTCGGACCGGCTGGACGTGTTCGTGCTCGGCACCGACTCCGCGCTCTACCACAAGTGGTGGGACGGGACCGCCTGGGGACCGTCCGTCACCGGGTACGAGTACATGGGCGGGATCTGCACCGACGAGCCACGCGTGGTCTCGTGGGACACGAACCGGCTCGACGTGTTCGTCACCGGCACCGACAAGCAGCTCTACCACAAGTGGTGGGACGGATCGGCCTGGGGACCGTCGCTGACCGGGTACGAAGGACTCGGCGGGACCATCAGCGACTTCAGGGTCACGGTTCCTGATTCGCCCGCCTCGATCGGACAGGCGGTACGGACCTGA
- a CDS encoding alpha/beta hydrolase: MSLTKSSPIRLLIAAIVLAFSPLTPTYAAPPGPAAPVAPAVRSSGAEVVQVTQVADRLTDLSVRSPALGNRIVKVRLLTPDGWNPKAKNQHWPTFWLLHGCCGDYTSWSGTDIAQIAELRKVLVVMPEAGWNGWYSDWWNYGAGGDPAWETFHTVELRHLLEQGWGASSNRVVAGLSMGGQGALLYAARHPGMFRAVAAYSGSAHPLLNDESVNRIMGFFAGQGNDPLRVWGDPVAQRGIWAAHDPYYLAQKLKSLPVYLSCGDGTAGPFDPPGKTDALEADFNRQNHALAAQLARVGAKHVTTNFYGPGTHGWLYWQRELHSSLPMLLSALHVR, from the coding sequence GTGTCGCTGACGAAGTCCTCGCCGATCCGGTTGCTCATCGCCGCGATCGTGCTCGCGTTCTCGCCGCTCACTCCGACGTACGCCGCTCCGCCCGGCCCGGCGGCACCCGTCGCACCGGCCGTCCGGTCGAGCGGCGCCGAGGTCGTGCAGGTTACGCAGGTCGCGGATCGCCTCACCGACCTGTCCGTGCGATCCCCGGCCCTCGGCAACCGGATCGTCAAGGTCCGCCTGCTCACCCCGGACGGCTGGAATCCCAAAGCCAAGAACCAGCACTGGCCCACCTTCTGGCTGCTGCACGGCTGCTGCGGCGACTACACCTCCTGGTCCGGCACGGACATCGCGCAGATCGCCGAACTGCGCAAGGTCCTCGTCGTGATGCCGGAGGCCGGCTGGAACGGCTGGTACAGCGACTGGTGGAACTACGGCGCCGGCGGCGACCCGGCCTGGGAGACCTTCCACACCGTCGAGCTGCGGCACCTCCTCGAGCAGGGCTGGGGTGCGAGCAGCAACCGCGTCGTGGCCGGGCTCTCGATGGGCGGCCAGGGCGCGCTCCTGTACGCCGCGCGGCATCCCGGCATGTTCCGCGCGGTCGCGGCGTACTCCGGGTCGGCGCATCCGTTGCTCAACGACGAGTCGGTCAACCGGATCATGGGATTCTTCGCCGGACAGGGAAACGACCCGCTCCGCGTCTGGGGCGACCCGGTCGCGCAGCGAGGCATCTGGGCCGCGCACGATCCGTACTACCTTGCGCAGAAGCTGAAGTCGCTGCCCGTCTACCTGTCCTGTGGCGACGGCACAGCCGGCCCGTTCGATCCGCCAGGCAAGACGGATGCGTTGGAGGCCGACTTCAACCGGCAGAACCATGCGCTGGCAGCCCAACTCGCCCGCGTCGGCGCGAAGCACGTCACCACGAACTTCTACGGCCCCGGCACCCACGGCTGGCTCTACTGGCAACGCGAGCTGCACAGTTCGCTGCCGATGCTTCTCAGTGCACTCCACGTCCGCTGA
- a CDS encoding GNAT family N-acetyltransferase — MEIIAVDGQDADVFRRFYEVKFGVRQEELEFPVGLGVEEARVVMAGSHADVRADGLGLVDGDTWLGIAWLDWWLVGNTDTVDIELAVVPEYRRRGVASRLLEAAVERARAEGRRILSGTNMAGDPVTGDSPGAAFAAARGFEQKHAELHQVVELPVDLSAFGRPVDGYELVQWREQAPDEWLEQFVELLSGMSEDVPTGDRTDEPVQWTPELVRDAEARRVAQGRFTYTTAAVHTTSGELAAYTQMGGTPETPDRLNQYDTYVRRTHRGNGLGIAVKAPNLRAIQAGVARPAVLHTWNAPENTPMIAVNTKLGFRPVAQRTMWERVL, encoded by the coding sequence GTGGAGATTATTGCGGTGGACGGACAGGACGCTGACGTGTTTCGGCGGTTCTACGAGGTGAAGTTCGGGGTTCGGCAGGAAGAGCTCGAGTTTCCGGTGGGGTTGGGGGTTGAGGAGGCTCGGGTGGTGATGGCTGGGTCGCATGCTGATGTGCGGGCCGACGGGCTCGGGTTGGTGGATGGGGATACCTGGCTGGGGATTGCCTGGCTGGACTGGTGGTTGGTGGGGAATACCGACACGGTGGATATCGAGCTTGCGGTGGTTCCGGAGTACCGGCGGCGTGGGGTTGCCAGTCGGTTGCTGGAGGCGGCGGTCGAGCGGGCGCGGGCGGAGGGACGGCGGATCCTGTCGGGGACGAACATGGCGGGCGATCCGGTGACGGGTGACAGTCCGGGTGCAGCGTTCGCGGCGGCGCGGGGGTTCGAGCAGAAGCATGCCGAGTTGCATCAGGTTGTTGAGCTGCCCGTGGACTTGTCGGCGTTCGGGCGGCCGGTGGACGGGTACGAGCTGGTCCAGTGGCGTGAGCAGGCGCCGGACGAGTGGCTCGAGCAGTTCGTGGAGTTGCTGAGTGGGATGAGCGAGGACGTGCCGACCGGCGACCGGACGGACGAGCCCGTGCAGTGGACGCCGGAGCTGGTGCGGGACGCCGAGGCCCGGCGGGTGGCTCAAGGGCGGTTCACGTACACCACAGCCGCCGTTCACACCACGTCCGGCGAGCTGGCGGCGTACACCCAGATGGGCGGTACGCCGGAAACCCCGGACCGCCTCAACCAGTACGACACCTACGTACGCCGTACCCACCGCGGCAACGGTCTCGGCATCGCGGTCAAGGCCCCGAACCTGCGCGCGATCCAGGCCGGTGTCGCGCGCCCCGCCGTACTCCACACCTGGAACGCGCCGGAGAACACCCCGATGATCGCGGTCAACACCAAGCTCGGATTCCGCCCGGTCGCGCAACGGACGATGTGGGAGCGGGTCCTCTAG
- a CDS encoding prephenate dehydratase produces MDGSIAYQGEPGANSAMACTEMFPEREQLPCTTFEDALEAVSSGRAGLAMIPVDNSIAGRVADIHHLLPESGLHIVGEYFLPIHFQLLATAGTSIDQIRTVRSHVHALGQCRKIIREHGWSTVVADDTAGAAREVAELGDPTVAALSPRAAAELYGLETLASDVEDEHHNTTRFLVLSREPEVPPVGSGPVITSFVYRVRNVSAALYKALGGFATNSVNMTKLESYQLGGMFFATQFYADIEGHPEDPNVALALEELAFFSVEVRVLGVYPSHPFRTQIAEPAANRALRPHH; encoded by the coding sequence GTGGACGGATCGATCGCATACCAGGGTGAGCCAGGCGCCAATTCGGCGATGGCGTGCACCGAGATGTTCCCCGAGCGCGAGCAACTGCCCTGTACGACGTTCGAGGACGCGCTCGAGGCAGTCAGCAGCGGGCGCGCCGGGCTCGCGATGATCCCCGTCGACAACTCGATCGCCGGGCGGGTCGCGGACATCCACCACCTGCTGCCGGAGTCCGGGCTGCATATCGTCGGTGAGTACTTCCTGCCGATCCACTTCCAGCTGCTCGCCACCGCCGGTACGTCGATCGACCAGATCCGGACCGTCCGTAGCCACGTGCACGCGCTCGGTCAGTGCCGCAAGATCATCCGCGAACACGGCTGGTCGACGGTCGTGGCCGACGACACCGCCGGCGCGGCCCGCGAGGTCGCCGAGCTGGGCGACCCGACGGTCGCGGCGCTCTCGCCCCGTGCGGCCGCCGAGCTGTACGGCCTCGAGACGCTCGCGTCCGACGTCGAGGACGAGCACCACAACACGACCCGCTTCCTGGTCCTGTCCCGCGAGCCGGAGGTCCCGCCGGTCGGCTCAGGTCCGGTCATCACCAGCTTCGTGTACCGCGTGCGGAACGTGTCCGCCGCGCTGTACAAGGCGCTCGGTGGGTTCGCCACCAACAGCGTGAACATGACGAAGCTGGAGTCGTACCAGCTGGGCGGCATGTTCTTCGCCACCCAGTTCTACGCCGACATCGAAGGGCACCCGGAGGACCCGAACGTCGCGCTGGCTCTTGAGGAGCTGGCCTTCTTCTCCGTCGAGGTGCGCGTGCTCGGGGTCTACCCGTCGCATCCCTTCCGCACCCAGATCGCCGAACCCGCCGCGAACCGCGCCCTCCGTCCCCACCACTGA
- a CDS encoding lysophospholipid acyltransferase family protein, translated as MTEPAQSPRREPDPAVVDAGDGDGKGIYWVLKNVVVGPPVKRIFRPNVVGADNIPELGPAIIASNHLSYSDWIFMPLVLRRRVTFVAKSDYFTGAGIKGRFQRGFFKGTGQVPIDRSGGSASEGAMRAGMKVLERGELFGIYPEGTRSHDGRLYKGRTGVARLALEAKVPVIPCGVIGTDVVAPPGKVVASFASPTVKFGEPLDFSRYEGMESDRLILRAVTDEIMYKIMELSGQEYIDMYATKAKALEGRAVTGAPEKVRKTDT; from the coding sequence ATGACGGAACCGGCACAGTCGCCGCGGCGGGAGCCGGACCCTGCGGTCGTGGATGCCGGTGACGGCGACGGCAAGGGCATCTACTGGGTGCTGAAGAACGTGGTGGTCGGGCCACCGGTGAAGCGCATCTTCCGGCCGAACGTGGTCGGTGCCGACAACATCCCGGAGCTGGGCCCGGCGATCATCGCCAGCAACCACCTCTCGTACTCCGACTGGATCTTCATGCCGCTGGTACTGCGGCGCCGGGTCACGTTCGTCGCGAAGTCCGACTACTTCACCGGCGCCGGGATCAAGGGCCGGTTCCAGCGGGGGTTCTTCAAGGGCACCGGGCAGGTGCCGATCGACCGGTCCGGCGGTTCGGCCTCCGAAGGCGCGATGCGGGCCGGCATGAAGGTGCTGGAGCGCGGCGAGCTGTTCGGGATCTACCCGGAGGGGACGCGGTCGCACGACGGGCGGCTGTACAAGGGCCGGACGGGCGTGGCCCGCCTCGCGCTGGAGGCCAAGGTGCCGGTGATCCCGTGCGGCGTGATCGGGACCGACGTGGTCGCGCCGCCCGGCAAGGTCGTCGCGTCGTTCGCCTCCCCCACGGTGAAGTTCGGCGAGCCGCTGGACTTCTCGCGGTACGAAGGGATGGAGAGCGACCGGCTGATCCTGCGGGCCGTCACCGACGAGATCATGTACAAGATCATGGAGCTGTCCGGGCAGGAGTACATCGATATGTACGCCACCAAGGCCAAGGCACTCGAGGGCCGCGCGGTCACCGGCGCACCGGAGAAGGTCCGCAAGACGGACACCTGA